One genomic segment of Bradyrhizobium prioriisuperbiae includes these proteins:
- a CDS encoding cytochrome-c peroxidase, translating to MERPRHARAGLYAILIAVTALTYIHAGRATSEPTQRDTPGVSQGGGLSRADVRRRVEKLSELGRAMFFDPALSSSGKMSCASCHDPQHGFSPANDMAVQRGGSDLRQAGLRAVPTLTYLQVVPPFTEHFFDSEDDADESVDNGPTGGLTWDGRVDRGRDQAKLPLLSPLEMGNADAAEVARRLLAAGYGAPIAEALGRPDVPDSDTLFATATKALEVFQQDHRTFYPYSSKYDAFLAGKATLTPQEERGLALFNDEAKGNCDSCHISRRGKDGTPPQFTDFGLIALGVPRNPAIPANRDPSFFDLGLCGPLRTDFTDRMEYCGRFRTPTLRNVALRKVFFHNGVFGSLRQAVEFYVDRDINPGRWFSRRADGSINLYDDLPDNAKVNVNTEPPFDRRPGQAPALNATEIDDIVVFLGTLTDGYAPPP from the coding sequence ATGGAACGGCCCCGGCATGCAAGGGCAGGACTGTACGCGATCCTGATCGCTGTCACCGCACTGACTTATATTCACGCGGGCCGCGCAACATCGGAACCGACGCAGCGCGACACACCAGGCGTTTCCCAGGGCGGCGGGCTATCACGCGCGGATGTGCGGCGCCGGGTCGAGAAGCTGAGCGAACTCGGGCGCGCGATGTTCTTCGATCCCGCACTGTCCAGCTCGGGCAAGATGTCCTGCGCATCGTGTCACGACCCACAACATGGTTTCAGCCCCGCGAACGACATGGCGGTCCAGCGCGGCGGCAGCGACCTGCGTCAGGCGGGATTGCGCGCCGTCCCTACACTCACCTATCTCCAGGTGGTGCCGCCTTTCACGGAGCACTTCTTTGACTCCGAAGACGACGCCGACGAAAGCGTGGACAACGGTCCGACCGGCGGCTTGACGTGGGACGGGCGGGTCGACCGCGGCCGCGACCAGGCGAAGCTTCCTTTGCTCTCGCCGCTCGAGATGGGCAATGCCGATGCGGCGGAGGTCGCACGCCGGTTGCTGGCCGCCGGATATGGCGCGCCGATCGCCGAGGCGCTCGGCCGGCCGGATGTGCCCGATTCCGACACGCTGTTCGCGACGGCCACCAAAGCGCTGGAAGTGTTCCAGCAGGACCACCGCACATTCTATCCTTATAGCAGCAAATACGATGCATTCCTCGCCGGCAAAGCGACGCTGACGCCTCAGGAAGAGCGCGGGCTCGCCTTGTTCAACGATGAGGCCAAAGGCAATTGCGATTCCTGCCACATCAGCCGGCGCGGCAAGGACGGAACACCGCCGCAGTTCACCGATTTCGGCCTGATCGCACTCGGCGTGCCGCGCAATCCGGCGATCCCCGCCAACCGCGATCCAAGCTTCTTCGACCTCGGCCTGTGTGGTCCGTTGCGCACCGATTTTACCGACCGCATGGAGTATTGCGGCCGCTTTCGCACACCGACATTGCGCAATGTGGCGCTGCGCAAGGTGTTCTTCCATAACGGCGTGTTCGGCTCGCTGCGGCAGGCCGTGGAATTCTATGTCGATCGTGACATCAATCCGGGCCGCTGGTTCTCGCGCCGGGCGGACGGCAGCATCAATCTCTATGACGACTTACCTGATAACGCCAAGGTGAATGTCAACACCGAGCCGCCCTTCGACCGCCGCCCCGGTCAGGCTCCGGCGCTGAATGCAACGGAGATCGATGACATCGTCGTTTTCCTCGGCACGCTCACCGACGGGTATGCGCCACCGCCGTAG
- a CDS encoding acid phosphatase, which produces MVAAAAALAFAAGLAGSARAAGVNDAPAQNLKLIETVVVIYAENRSFDNLFGRFPGANGFQNASPTALIQRDRDGTPLAELPPVWEGLTSKGVTPPVTEAQTEHLPNRPYFVDDPQGFNLPLGTMNRDLWHRYYQNIMQINGGRNDMFVAYADSGAMVMGMWDGARTAMWKVAETYTLADNFFMGGFGGSFFNHQWLVCACAPVYPDADKNPAKPSIAVVDPDGVTLTLAANSPKSAMDGIPKFVGDGNLTPDFYAVNTMQPPYQPSGNPPAEKGDPALADPKKSTTLPPQTEPTIGDLLSLKRVSWAWYSGAWQDVLDHGNKTPAPNFQFHHSPLNYYVNFAPGTAARAEHLRDGGLGGVEFIKAIDAGTLPQVAFYKPQGNLNEHSGYADIEAGDRHIADLIAHLEKSPQWPHMLVVVTYDENGGIWDHVAPPKGDRWGPGSRIPAIIVSPFARRGFVDHTPMDTTSILRFITRRFELPTLRGITVRDQATASFNQPPLGDLTSALELSSRP; this is translated from the coding sequence ATGGTCGCTGCGGCTGCGGCGCTGGCTTTCGCCGCCGGGCTTGCGGGATCGGCTCGCGCCGCCGGCGTCAATGACGCTCCCGCGCAGAATCTGAAACTGATCGAAACGGTTGTCGTGATCTATGCGGAAAACCGCAGCTTCGATAATCTGTTTGGACGCTTTCCCGGCGCCAACGGTTTTCAGAATGCGTCGCCCACCGCGCTGATCCAGCGCGACAGGGATGGGACGCCGCTGGCGGAATTGCCGCCGGTCTGGGAAGGGTTGACGTCCAAGGGCGTGACGCCACCGGTGACCGAGGCGCAGACCGAGCATCTGCCCAACCGGCCCTATTTCGTCGACGATCCGCAGGGCTTCAATCTGCCGCTCGGCACCATGAACCGCGATCTCTGGCATCGTTATTACCAGAACATCATGCAGATCAATGGCGGCCGGAACGACATGTTCGTCGCCTATGCCGACTCCGGCGCCATGGTGATGGGCATGTGGGACGGCGCGCGCACCGCGATGTGGAAGGTGGCCGAGACCTACACCCTCGCCGACAACTTCTTCATGGGCGGCTTCGGCGGCTCGTTCTTCAATCATCAATGGCTGGTGTGCGCCTGTGCGCCGGTCTATCCGGATGCCGACAAGAACCCGGCCAAGCCCTCCATTGCCGTGGTCGATCCGGATGGCGTGACGCTCACGCTTGCGGCCAACTCACCCAAGTCGGCGATGGACGGGATTCCGAAGTTCGTCGGCGACGGCAACCTCACGCCGGATTTCTATGCCGTCAACACCATGCAGCCGCCTTACCAGCCGAGTGGCAATCCGCCGGCCGAGAAGGGCGACCCGGCCCTCGCAGACCCCAAGAAGTCCACCACGCTGCCGCCGCAGACCGAGCCGACCATCGGCGACCTTCTAAGCCTGAAGCGCGTGAGCTGGGCCTGGTACAGCGGAGCCTGGCAGGATGTGCTCGACCACGGCAACAAGACGCCGGCCCCCAATTTTCAATTCCATCACTCGCCGCTGAACTACTATGTCAACTTCGCGCCGGGCACCGCAGCTCGCGCCGAGCACCTGCGCGACGGCGGCCTCGGCGGTGTGGAATTCATCAAGGCGATCGATGCGGGCACGCTGCCGCAAGTGGCCTTCTACAAGCCTCAGGGCAATCTCAACGAGCATTCCGGTTATGCCGACATCGAGGCCGGCGACCGTCACATCGCCGACCTCATTGCGCATCTCGAGAAAAGTCCGCAATGGCCGCACATGCTGGTGGTGGTGACCTACGACGAGAACGGCGGCATCTGGGATCATGTGGCACCACCGAAAGGTGATCGCTGGGGGCCGGGCAGCCGCATTCCAGCGATCATTGTTTCGCCCTTCGCGCGTCGCGGCTTTGTCGATCACACGCCGATGGACACCACCTCGATCCTGCGTTTCATCACCCGCCGGTTCGAGTTGCCCACCTTGCGCGGCATCACGGTGCGGGATCAGGCGACCGCGTCCTTCAATCAGCCGCCGCTGGGGGATCTGACCAGCGCCCTCGAGCTGTCGTCCCGGCCGTAA
- a CDS encoding serine protease yields the protein MRTMTAAALIVTLTSVAALAQTPTAGAPSAAKPAAPAPAASTAPKPVKTTTVRPDGTSVPARPTTQTPVDTANAMAAQERQAIQSDLAWVGAYNGAINGEASERLITAIKTFQKDNSGKTTGVLNPQERAALAAAAKALQDAAGWKIGLDPVNGIRLGLPTKLAPVQSATAAGTKWSSAQGQIQIETWRNKDTNLTIAAMADSEKKEPAGRRIDYSVVKPDFFVLSGLQGLKKFYVRGQIKGSEVRGITILYDQATEGSMAPVVIAMSSAFAPFSGSEIALTVAPPPRKKVEYATGIVVSKDGGIVTDRNAVDGCETIVIPGRGNADRLRDDQARELALLRVYGSTDWKPVGFGGAWKSEVTVTGIADPQNQGGGGTISSMAAHLTSNGGDVKLAPAPGVGFSGAAVTDADGKFAGLALLKSAVVAGPTPVPAQAALVPAEIVRTFLTAAKVTVAAGLSDAKASVVRVICIRK from the coding sequence ATGCGTACGATGACCGCTGCAGCTCTGATCGTCACGCTCACCAGCGTCGCGGCCCTTGCGCAAACGCCCACCGCGGGCGCTCCGAGCGCGGCGAAGCCAGCAGCCCCGGCGCCGGCTGCCTCGACCGCCCCCAAGCCGGTGAAAACCACCACGGTCCGGCCGGACGGAACCAGCGTGCCGGCCCGCCCCACGACACAGACCCCCGTCGACACGGCCAACGCCATGGCGGCGCAGGAACGGCAGGCGATCCAGTCGGACCTCGCCTGGGTCGGCGCCTACAACGGCGCGATCAATGGCGAAGCCAGCGAACGCCTGATCACCGCGATCAAGACCTTCCAGAAGGACAACAGCGGCAAGACCACCGGCGTGCTCAATCCGCAGGAGCGGGCTGCGCTGGCCGCCGCCGCCAAGGCGCTGCAGGATGCTGCCGGCTGGAAAATCGGCCTCGATCCGGTCAACGGCATCAGGCTGGGATTGCCGACCAAACTCGCTCCGGTGCAAAGCGCCACCGCCGCCGGCACCAAATGGTCATCGGCGCAGGGCCAGATCCAGATCGAGACCTGGCGCAACAAGGACACCAACCTGACCATTGCGGCGATGGCGGACAGCGAAAAGAAGGAGCCCGCCGGTCGCCGGATCGACTACAGCGTGGTGAAGCCGGACTTCTTCGTGCTGTCCGGCCTGCAGGGGCTGAAGAAATTTTATGTCCGCGGCCAGATCAAGGGCAGCGAAGTGCGCGGCATCACCATCCTGTACGATCAGGCCACCGAAGGCAGCATGGCGCCGGTGGTGATCGCGATGTCGAGCGCGTTCGCGCCGTTCAGCGGCAGCGAGATCGCGCTGACCGTGGCGCCCCCGCCGCGCAAGAAGGTCGAATACGCCACCGGCATCGTGGTCAGCAAGGATGGCGGCATCGTCACCGACCGCAATGCCGTCGATGGTTGCGAGACCATCGTGATCCCCGGCCGCGGCAACGCCGATCGTCTTCGCGACGATCAGGCCCGCGAACTGGCGCTGCTGCGCGTCTATGGCAGCACGGACTGGAAGCCGGTCGGCTTCGGCGGCGCCTGGAAATCGGAGGTGACCGTGACCGGCATCGCCGATCCGCAAAATCAAGGCGGCGGCGGCACCATCAGCAGCATGGCAGCGCATCTCACCTCGAACGGCGGCGACGTGAAGCTCGCGCCCGCGCCCGGCGTCGGTTTCTCCGGCGCGGCGGTCACTGACGCCGATGGCAAATTCGCCGGCCTCGCGCTGCTGAAATCGGCGGTGGTGGCCGGACCCACGCCCGTGCCAGCCCAGGCCGCGCTGGTGCCCGCGGAGATCGTGCGAACGTTTCTGACTGCGGCGAAGGTGACCGTGGCAGCGGGACTGTCCGACGCCAAGGCGTCGGTCGTCCGTGTGATCTGCATCAGGAAATAG
- a CDS encoding molybdopterin-synthase adenylyltransferase MoeB, whose translation MLSADELERYARHIVLREVGGPGQAALQKARVLVIGAGGLGAPALMYLAAAGVGTLGVVDDDTVSLSNLQRQIIHFTPDVGRPKVDSAADKIRALNPHVTFTAHAKRMTAANVQELIGGYDIIADGSDNFATRYLVSDACYLAKKPLISAALGVFDASLTTIRAHETNADGQLNPTYRCLFPDPPPPGTVPTCEEAGILGALAGMVGSMTALEVLREIVGFGEGLVGRLVMIDARAMRFETLRYQRDPSNPLNGDHPTIRDLSGHR comes from the coding sequence GTGTTGAGCGCGGACGAACTCGAGCGTTATGCGCGCCATATCGTGCTGCGCGAGGTCGGCGGTCCGGGACAGGCGGCTTTGCAGAAGGCGCGGGTGCTGGTGATCGGCGCGGGCGGGCTCGGTGCGCCGGCGCTGATGTATCTGGCGGCGGCCGGTGTCGGCACCCTCGGCGTGGTCGATGACGACACCGTGTCGCTGTCCAACCTGCAGCGGCAGATCATCCATTTCACCCCCGATGTCGGCCGGCCGAAGGTGGACAGCGCCGCGGACAAGATCCGCGCGCTCAATCCCCATGTGACCTTCACCGCCCACGCCAAACGCATGACGGCGGCCAACGTGCAGGAGCTGATCGGCGGTTACGACATCATCGCCGATGGCTCGGACAATTTCGCCACCCGCTATCTCGTCTCGGATGCCTGTTATCTGGCGAAGAAGCCATTAATCAGCGCGGCGCTCGGGGTGTTCGATGCGTCGCTGACCACCATTCGCGCGCATGAGACCAATGCAGACGGGCAATTGAATCCGACCTATCGCTGCCTGTTTCCTGATCCGCCACCGCCGGGCACGGTGCCGACCTGCGAGGAGGCCGGCATCCTCGGCGCGCTGGCCGGCATGGTCGGTTCGATGACCGCGCTGGAAGTGCTTCGCGAGATCGTCGGCTTTGGCGAGGGCCTGGTCGGGCGTCTGGTGATGATCGACGCGCGCGCCATGCGCTTCGAGACACTGCGTTATCAGCGCGATCCGTCGAATCCGCTCAATGGCGATCATCCGACCATCAGGGATTTGAGCGGACATCGCTGA
- a CDS encoding aldo/keto reductase, with protein MKQHKLGAAGPNVSLIGLGCMGMSGLYGPSDRSESIATIHAALDTGITLLDTGDFYGMGHNELLISEALKGHKHDNALISVKFGALRDPAAGWIGFDSRPAAMKTFLAYSLQRLGVDHIDVYRPARLDPAVPIEETVGAIADMVKAGYVRHIGLSEVGADTIRRAHKVHPIVDLQIEYSLISRGIEADILPTCRELGIAVTAYGVLSRGLISGHWSKDGGRENDWRDLNPRFQGDNLDHNLALVERLRAIAGKRGVSVAQLAIAWVLAQGNDIIPVIGARRRDRLNEALGALDVTLSADDLAALASLGAAAGGRYAEAQLVHLDSEKGARG; from the coding sequence ATGAAACAGCACAAGCTCGGAGCCGCCGGCCCCAACGTTTCGCTCATCGGCCTCGGCTGCATGGGCATGTCCGGCTTGTACGGCCCCTCGGACCGCTCTGAGAGCATCGCCACCATCCATGCGGCGCTGGACACCGGCATCACCTTGCTCGACACCGGTGATTTCTATGGCATGGGCCACAATGAGCTTCTGATCAGCGAGGCGCTGAAGGGGCACAAGCACGACAACGCTCTGATCAGTGTCAAATTCGGCGCGCTGCGCGACCCCGCCGCCGGCTGGATCGGCTTCGACTCCCGGCCCGCCGCGATGAAGACCTTCCTCGCCTATTCGCTGCAACGGCTCGGCGTCGATCATATCGACGTCTACCGCCCGGCCCGGCTCGATCCGGCGGTGCCGATCGAAGAGACCGTCGGCGCCATCGCCGACATGGTCAAGGCCGGCTATGTCAGGCACATCGGCCTGTCGGAAGTCGGCGCCGACACCATTCGCAGGGCCCACAAGGTGCATCCGATCGTCGATCTCCAGATCGAGTATTCGCTGATCTCCCGCGGCATCGAGGCCGACATCCTGCCGACCTGCCGCGAGCTCGGCATCGCGGTGACCGCCTATGGCGTGCTGTCGCGCGGCCTGATCAGCGGCCACTGGTCGAAGGACGGCGGTCGCGAGAACGACTGGCGCGACCTGAACCCGCGTTTCCAGGGCGACAATCTCGATCACAATTTGGCGCTGGTGGAGCGGCTGCGCGCGATCGCCGGCAAACGTGGTGTCTCGGTGGCGCAGCTCGCGATCGCCTGGGTGCTGGCGCAGGGCAACGACATCATCCCGGTGATCGGCGCGCGGCGGCGCGACCGCCTGAACGAAGCGCTCGGCGCACTCGATGTCACGTTGTCGGCGGACGACCTCGCCGCACTCGCGAGTCTTGGTGCTGCTGCCGGCGGGCGTTATGCCGAGGCGCAGCTGGTGCACCTGGACAGCGAGAAGGGCGCGCGCGGCTGA
- the mutM gene encoding bifunctional DNA-formamidopyrimidine glycosylase/DNA-(apurinic or apyrimidinic site) lyase, giving the protein MPELPEVETVRRGLQPVMEGDRITRVEARRGDLRFPFQKDFVARLEGQTIVGLGRRAKYLMADLSSGDVLLMHLGMSGSFRIVQHASAKAPGVFHRPRSEDRAHDHVIFHMASGAIVSFNDPRRFGYMKIIRHSEMEEEPFLRGLGPEPLSNSFDAALLAAGCVGKKTSLKAALLDQRVVAGLGNIYVCEALFRSHLSPKRQASTLALRNGAPSDHAKRLVDAIHTVLNQAIEAGGSSLRDHRQTSGELGYFQHSFRVYDREDEKCQTRGCKGTVKRFTQNGRSTFWCPVCQK; this is encoded by the coding sequence ATGCCTGAATTACCCGAAGTCGAAACCGTCCGCCGTGGATTGCAGCCTGTCATGGAAGGAGATCGGATAACGCGGGTCGAAGCCCGGCGCGGCGATCTCCGATTCCCGTTCCAGAAGGATTTTGTCGCGCGGCTGGAGGGCCAGACCATTGTCGGGCTGGGACGGCGCGCAAAGTACCTGATGGCCGATCTGTCCTCCGGCGACGTGCTCTTGATGCATCTGGGCATGTCCGGCTCGTTCCGGATCGTGCAGCATGCCTCGGCGAAGGCGCCCGGTGTTTTTCATCGCCCGCGCAGCGAGGATCGCGCGCACGATCATGTGATCTTCCACATGGCATCGGGCGCGATCGTCTCGTTCAACGATCCGCGCCGCTTTGGTTACATGAAGATTATCCGCCACAGCGAGATGGAGGAGGAGCCGTTCCTGCGCGGGCTCGGCCCCGAGCCGCTGAGCAATTCGTTCGACGCAGCGCTGCTCGCCGCCGGTTGTGTCGGCAAGAAGACCAGCCTGAAGGCGGCGCTGCTCGATCAGCGCGTGGTGGCGGGGCTCGGCAACATCTATGTCTGCGAAGCGCTGTTCCGTTCGCATCTGTCGCCGAAACGACAGGCCTCGACGCTGGCGCTGCGCAACGGCGCGCCATCCGATCACGCCAAGCGGCTGGTGGATGCCATTCACACCGTGCTCAACCAGGCCATCGAGGCCGGCGGCTCGTCCTTGCGCGATCATCGCCAGACCTCGGGTGAACTCGGCTATTTCCAGCATTCGTTTCGCGTCTACGATCGCGAAGACGAGAAATGCCAGACCAGGGGATGCAAGGGCACCGTCAAGCGTTTCACGCAGAACGGCCGCTCCACGTTCTGGTGCCCGGTGTGCCAGAAGTAG